From Sardina pilchardus chromosome 9, fSarPil1.1, whole genome shotgun sequence, a single genomic window includes:
- the LOC134092712 gene encoding LOW QUALITY PROTEIN: uncharacterized protein LOC134092712 (The sequence of the model RefSeq protein was modified relative to this genomic sequence to represent the inferred CDS: inserted 1 base in 1 codon): MQRFLPLHRSQRFLPLLLQLSQRFLPLLLHLSQRFLPLLLHLSQRFLPLLLHLSQRFLPLLLPLRNLRLHLQRRHALVKPDINAQYHLNCQCIDFESGVFAVAKSFATPSTPIHVIKRTWGQNQNTQCEMDNCKISMDCAERSNLRTFECPHIQSLSYCPPATVKYPALSEEVLQLMVVKKWFGQDKRDRCLERQRAAVEVGTPLSCVVTTSGPPSKKYISVFEPTVAYYSRLGRVMVSFDTKKITWHCPCXKARQSCLHKYVAKWHLFQTDKDLFCKAKCLEAEEGTMPCSPDMDCAAQDEGAQYPPTGDLLVDMVKDIYCNKKIPAVLPRDAVHTSSFPSALIPPEKLCRQCPDHQLLSEPALITSKAKILTMTDVIEANGAIQWSDGVHNFDDVTPLSLHLCVFLRNALQTHQAVGSVVEALEKTAGKRYPSGQRVLQAYLTFEALSKHPKLATLLCDHNYTFACVSCGYHPVTVVMDLHKKGVFSMPVSSIEEPPANFDGKIDAEDFWEKVAMEVISRGLVPSNKENPFTGRPNYHNWAPWIGPHTRSGNVVLNTEFKKLHTPHSPTEQLELNVTEDRLTDELLKVKMDDLRGLCGQCGVDPRGSRMDIVSRLQQQMENRQSYDKVFSQIWGASGGWAVVTCPCAVVYAVKFNIRAESPRDYTDMLLSFKHFPNIALYDFARGLASHANNRVPETFRPHGGRLTEVNDSNISWAASGELKVNLPWLETKKKNPDNDGHPLTGSSDHYALYDRFHEDNTKDSRDVLRKVELVPQICGWVNSQCAEQLFAGMRKNNHFLNMMTPSSHVFLMRNILQHYNNNKNAETMENLKKTLGQDITVNCYGQAVLNQGPRPEEELTDVGTSTLEDTHGPGSIEAKRSCWSFELHRDQEQVLRYVLDTNRPGHELVVRTNNTCLTRSDFQTLGLPQLMESTGKNIHIVDLYVFPTWLPPISMNPMAKENRYIPPGMTDSRDGAPGEWRQVVQGDTNFTSARRITAARATQDGMAVREIFKEYFQMDQGRIDWQDRHVRRGTHFDV; this comes from the exons CGTTTCCTGCCCCTGCATCGGTCCCAGCGTTTCCTGCCTCTGCTCCTGCAGCTGTCCCAGCGtttcctgcccctgctcctgcatCTGTCCCAGCGtttcctgcccctgctcctgcatCTGTCCCAGCGtttcctgcccctgctcctgcatCTGTCCCAGCGtttcctgcccctgctcctgcctct AAGAAATCTAAGGCTACATCTTCAGAGACGCCACGCCCTGGTAAAACCAGACATCAACGCCCAATACCACCTGAACTGTCAGTGTATTGATTTTGAAAGTGGTGTATTTGCAGTTGCAAAATCTTTTGCCACCCCCAGCACACCAATCCACGTGATTAAGAGGACTTGGGGGCAAAACCAAAACACCCAATGTGAAATGGATAACTGCAAAATTAGCATGGACTGTGCAGAGAGATCAAATTTAAGAACATTTGAATGTCCTCACATTCAGTCCCTGTCTTATTGCCCTCCGGCAACAGTGAAGTATCCTGCTCTCTCCGAAGAAGTCCTCCAGCTGATGGTAGTCAAGAAGTGGTTTGGGCAGGACAAGAGAGACAGGTGTCTGGAACGGCAGAGGGCAGCCGTTGAGGTGGGGACTCCACTCTCCTGTGTTGTTACCACCTCCGGTCCACCTTCAAAAAAATACATATCAGTGTTTGAGCCAACGGTGGCCTATTACAGCAGGCTTGGTCGGGTCATGGTCAGCTTTGACACAAAGAAAATTACCTGGCACTGTCCAT GCAAAGCCCGACAGTCTTGCTTACATAAATATGTTGCCAAGTGGCATTTGTTTCAAACAGACAAGGATCTTTTCTGCAAAGCCAAATGTCTTGAGGCAGAGGAGGGAACCATGCCCTGCAGTCCAGACATGGACTGTGCAGCACAGGATGAAGGGGCACAGTATCCACCAACAGGCGATCTTCTTGTTGACATGGTGAAGGACATCTATTGCAACAAGAAGATCCCTGCAGTCCTTCCCCGTGATGCTGTTCACACCAGCTCATTCCCGTCTGCCTTAATACCACCAGAAAAACTTTGCAGACAATGTCCAGACCATCAGCTGCTGAGTGAACCGGCGCTTATCACATCTAAAGCGAAGATTTTAACCATGACGGATGTCATAGAGG CAAATGGTGCAATACAGTGGTCGGATGGTGTCCACAATTTTGACGACGTCACACCGTTGTCACTGCACCTTTGTGTCTTCCTCAGAAACGCTCTTCAG ACTCACCAGGCTGTTGGGAGCGTAGTAGAGGCACTGGAAAAAACGGCTGGCAAACGCTACCCATCAGGTCAAAGGGTTCTGCAGGCTTACCTGACATTTGAAGCGCTGT ccaaacacccaaagttggcaaccctgcTGTGTGACCACAATTacacatttgcgtgtgtgtcatgCGGATACCATCCTGTGACCGTGGTGATGGACCTGCACAAAAAAGGTGTATTCAGCATGCCtg TGAGCAGTATTGAGGAACCACCAGCAAATTTTGATGGCAAGATCGATGCGGAAGATTTCTGGGAGAAGGTGGCAATGGAAGTGATTTCCCGTGGGTTGGTCCCCA GTAATAAGGAAAACCCTTTCACAGGACGTCCTAACTACCACAATTGGGCACCTTGGATAGGGCCCCACACAAGGAGTGGCAATGTAGTACTCAATACAGAGTTCAAAAAGTTGCATACCCCACATAGTCCAACAGAACAGCTGGAGTTGAATGTCACAGAGGACAGACTTACTGACgagcttctcaaagtcaag ATGGACGATCTGCGTGGCTTGTGTGGGCAGTGTGGTGTGGACCCCCGGGGGTCACGAATGGACATCGTTAGTAGACTACAACAACAGATGGAAAACAGACAAAGTTATGACAAGGTGTTCTCTCAAATCTGGGGAGCTTCAG GTGGATGGGCAGTGGTAACCTGCCCATGTGCCGTGGTGTATGCCGTGAAATTCAATATCAGAGCTGAAAGTCCACGCGACTACACCGATATGCTGCTTTCATTCAAACATTTTCCAAATATTGCCCTGTATGATTTTGCCCGTGGTCTCGCATCTCATGCCAACAACAGAGTGCCAGAGACTTTCCGCCCACATGGTGGCAGGTTGACTGAAGTCAACGACAGCAATATTTCATGGGCCGCCTCTGGGGAATTGAAAGTGAATTTGCCATGGTtagaaaccaaaaaaaaaaatccagacaATGATGGACACCCTCTAACTGGGTCATCGGATCATTACGCTCTCTACGATCGCTTCCACGAAGACAATACAAAAGACAGTAGAGATGTCTTGAGAAAAGTTGAGCTGGTGCCACAGATCTGTGGCTGGGTCAACAGCCAGTGTGCTGAACAGCTTTTTGCTGGGATGAGGAAGAACAATCATTTCCTAAATATGATGACCCCATCCTCTCATGTCTTCTTAATGAGAAACATTTTGCAGcactataacaacaacaaaaatgctgAAACCATGGAGAACTTAAAGAAGACACTGGGCCAGGACATAACTGTCAATTGTTATGGCCAAGCAGTGTTGA ATCAAGGCCCAAGACCAGAAGAAGAGCTGACCGATGTGGGTACGTCCACACTTGAAGACACCCATGGACCAG GCTCAATAGAGGCCAAGAGGTCGTGCTGGTCCTTTGAGTTGCACCGTGACCAAGAACAAGTG CTACGCTATGTTTTGGACACCAACAGACCGGGCCATGAACTCGTAGTGCGCACCAATAACACCTGTCTGACTCGGTCTGATTTCCAGACACTAGGCCTGCCTCAGCTGATGGAGTCAACC GGAAAGAATATTCACATTGTGGATCTGTACGTCTTCCCGACCTGGCTGCCACCTATCAGCATGAACCCTATGGCAA AGGAGAACAGGTACATACCACCAGGGATGACTGACAGCAGGGATGGTGCGCCTGGAGAATGGCGCCAGGTGGTCCAGGGAGATACCAACTTCACGAGTGCCCGCCGCATCACGGCTGCAAGAGCCACCCAGGATGGCATGGCGGTCAGGGAGATATTCAAAGAGTACTTCCAGATGGATCAGGGAAGGATCGACTGGCAGGATCGGCATGTCAGACGTGGCACTCACTTTGATGTCTAG
- the slitrk2 gene encoding SLIT and NTRK-like protein 2 — protein sequence MLSNVLLLSVLTVISISSKTETSKIDQDICKNLCSCEDKENALNINCENKGFTTIGQIQPPQNRISQLFLNGNFLTRLNTNDFFHYGNVTSLHLGNNGLQEIKTGAFSGLKNLKRIHLNNNNLEIIKEETFSGLDNLEYLQADYNYISIIEAGAFNKLNKLKVLILNDNLLLSLPNNIFRFVMLTHLDLRGNRLKMLPFTGVLEHIGGIMEIQLEENPWNCTCDLIPLKAWLDTISVFVGDIVCETPFRLHGKDVTHLIKQDLCPRRNVGDSSHRAMEPSSDSQYHIPLPTLRARVTPTRAPKASRPPKMRHRPTPRVTSGKDKHVFGPIMVYQTRAPVPLTCPSVCMCTSQNSDTGLNINCQERKLHNISDLQPKPSYPKKLHLTGNYLQVIYRTDLMEYSSLELLHLGNNRLSVIMEGAFENLSNLRRLYLNGNYIESLSQSLFSGLQSLQYLYLEYNIIKDILPQTFNALHNLQLLFLNNNLLRSLPDNVFAGTMLTRLNLRNNHFSHLPVQGVLDQLSPFIQIDLQENPWDCTCDIIALKNWMELSSTSVVVNEITCDSPSKHAGRLLRSLRNDAICTETNQVTATKQPGLTASSSTEVTARFINNVTPTESHVGLPEMHAEVPLSVLILGLLVVFILSVCFGAGLFVFVLKRRKGIESIHTNVNNLDLNSYQIQYSSYSIESRGDKMDSHEYTYVPHVGQMCQNPIYIQKDSNHVTFYRNLKGLSFSTTDLKKDELAQSPTFSISTVEYQSNRDPELYQNIGERVKELPTAGPLSYNFSTLPKRSVVPSYDSVRRNNQDRLNKTALYGTPRKYFNVQPKSDQTWLHGKFKTQPDYLEVLERHTVMSQL from the coding sequence ATGCTGAGCAACGTTCTGCTGCTTAGCGTCTTAACTGTGATCAGTATATCGTCAAAGACAGAAACCAGCAAAATTGATCAAGATATCTGCAAGAATCTATGCTCTTGTGAGGATAAagaaaatgcattgaatattAACTGTGAAAACAAGGGATTTACAACGATCGGTCAAATCCAGCCTCCGCAGAACAGAATATCGCAGCTCTTTCTGAATGGGAATTTTTTAACACGATTAAACACAAATGATTTTTTTCACTACGGCAACGTTACATCACTTCACCTAGGCAACAACGGATTGCAGGAGATCAaaacaggagcattttctggTTTGAAAAATCTCAAGCGCATTcatctcaacaacaacaatctggAAATTATTAAAGAAGAGACGTTTTCTGGATTAGACAATTTGGAGTATTTGCAAGCGGATTATAATTATATTAGCATCATAGAAGCGGGAGCATTTAATAAACTGAATAAGCTTAAAGTCTTAATTCTCAATGACAACCTATTGCTTTCTCTCCCCAACAACATATTTCGCTTCGTTATGCTGACGCACTTGGATTTAAGGGGGAACCGGTTGAAAATGCTTCCGTTTACTGGTGTTTTAGAACATATTGGCGGCATCATGGAGATTCAGCTGGAAGAGAATCCATGGAATTGTACTTGTGATCTGATTCCACTGAAAGCCTGGTTGGATACAATATCAGTCTTCGTTGGTGATATTGTATGTGAAACGCCCTTTCGCCTGCACGGAAAAGACGTCACTCATTTAATCAAGCAAGACCTTTGTCCCCGAAGGAATGTAGGCGACTCATCTCACCGCGCAATGGAACCTTCCTCTGATTCGCAGTACCACATCCCACTTCCCACATTACGCGCACGCGTTACCCCAACGAGAGCTCCTAAAGCATCCCGTCCTCCAAAAATGAGGCACCGTCCCACACCACGAGTGACGTCAGGTAAAGATAAACATGTGTTCGGGCCTATTATGGTTTATCAGACACGCGCACCCGTGCCATTGACTTGCCcaagcgtgtgcatgtgcacatctCAGAATTCAGACACCGGACTGAATATCAACTGTCAAGAACGGAAGCTACATAATATATCAGACTTGCAACCCAAACCATCCTATCCAAAGAAACTGCATTTGACTGGAAATTATTTGCAGGTTATATATCGAACCGATTTGATGGAATATAGCTCACTTGAACTCCTGCATTTAGGAAATAATAGACTTTCTGTCATTATGGAGGGGGCTTTCGAGAACCTCTCTAATTTACGCAGGCTGTACTTAAATGGCAATTACATCGAGAGTCTGTCTCAGTCGTTATTCAGTGGTCTTCAAAGTCTACAATATCTATACCTGGAATACAATATTATCAAAGACATTTTGCCACAAACATTCAATGCACTGCACAATCTACAATTATTGTTCTTGAATAACAACTTGTTGAGATCCCTTCCTGATAACGTTTTCGCAGGAACAATGCTAACGAGACTTAATCTTCGAAACAACCATTTTTCACATTTGCCGGTGCAAGGCGTCCTCGACCAgctctctcctttcattcagATTGACCTCCAGGAAAACCCATGGGACTGCACCTGTGATATCATTGCCCTGAAAAACTGGATGGAGTTGTCCAGTACGAGTGTGGTGGTAAATGAGATCACATGCGACTCGCCTTCTAAACATGCTGGCCGTTTACTCAGGTCTTTGCGAAATGATGCAATATGCACCGAAACCAACCAAGTTACAGCTACCAAGCAGCCCGGACTTACTGCTTCCTCCAGCACTGAAGTGACCGCTCGCTTTATAAATAATGTCACCCCCACAGAGAGTCATGTAGGTCTACCTGAAATGCACGCTGAGGTGCCCTTGTCGGTATTGATATTGGGGTTGCTGGTGGTTTTCATTCTTTCAGTTTGTTTCGGAGCTGGCTTATTCGTTTTCGTCTTGAAGAGACGCAAGGGGATTGAAAGCATCCACACAAACGTGAACAATTTAGATTTGAACTCTTATCAGATACAGTACAGCTCATACAGCATAGAGTCACGAGGGGACAAGATGGATAGTCATGAATACACTTACGTTCCTCATGTGGGTCAGATGTGTCAGAATCCAATTTATATACAGAAAGACAGCAACCACGTTACGTTTTATAGAAATTTGAAAGGACTTTCCTTCAGCACCACTGACCTCAAAAAGGATGAGCTAGCACAGAGTCCTACTTTTTCTATTAGCACAGTTGAATATCAGTCAAACAGAGACCCTGAACTGTATCAGAacattggagagagagtgaaggaactTCCTACCGCCGGACCCCTGAGCTACAACTTCAGCACATTGCCCAAAAGATCGGTCGTGCCATCATACGACTCAGTAAGGCGGAACAATCAGGATCGTTTAAACAAAACGGCACTTTATGGAACACCGCGGAAATATTTTAATGTGCAGCCTAAAAGCGACCAAACATGGCTACACGGGAAATTTAAAACACAGCCGGACTACCTTGAGGTTCTAGAAAGACACACTGTTATGAGTCAGTTGTAA